From one Anoplolepis gracilipes chromosome 8, ASM4749672v1, whole genome shotgun sequence genomic stretch:
- the LOC140668379 gene encoding heparan-alpha-glucosaminide N-acetyltransferase isoform X2, protein MEARKFSCFYEPLKFDEACVNVISNNNNYSMWLYSLSMDCLSCPYKRIAWISTNGNYSSLKFSTIQTVKWRVLKNNGNDEYISAKNTNDIFCELSPNLGQYGLYELTVQNKTCSCKTLRNPTYPYSGVALNTLGTDAQLENIRIFGVLQRFGITYLIVGLVYLCFTSQQSKAAQNLSQTWIIHKMRDVLSLLPHWCVMLTLVKVHCALTFALPIPGCPTGYLGPGGRHADGKYFNCTGGAAGYIDRILLTPSHIYQGPTIDSIYGSGPFDPEGILGCLTSTFQVFLGVHTGIILMMYRDWKERVIRWLLWAVFYGCLGCAFHFTNLIPINKNLWSLSFVLVSTCFALVFLSGCYLLIDVARIWRGGPFRIPGMNALALYVGHSMCYQIFPFHWKIGAMDNRALCLTESIWVVTLWTVIAYVMHRKRIYITL, encoded by the exons TGTCCGTACAAGCGAATAGCGTGGATCTCAACTAATGGCAACTATTCTAGCTTGAAATTTAGCACGATCCAAACAGTAAAATGGAGAGTGTTGAAGAATAATGGCAATGATGAATATATATCTGCCAAAAATACAAA cgatattttttgcgaattgtCGCCGAATCTAGGACAATATGGTTTATATGAGTTGACAGTACAAAACAAAACTTGCAGCTGTAAAACATTAAGGAATCCGACATATCCATACTCAG GCGTTGCACTAAACACATTGGGAACAGACGCGCAATTGGAAAACATACGGATATTCGGAGTTCTTCAACGATTCggaattacttatttaattgttGGCTTGGTCTATCTTTGCTTTACATCCCAACAGTCAAAAGCTGCTCAG AACTTATCACAAACTTGGATAATACATAAGATGCGGGACGTATTAAGTCTTTTGCCACACTGGTGCGTAATGCTGACTCTTGTAAAAGTGCATTGCGCTTTAACATTTGCTCTACCAATCCCCGGATGCCCTAC cggATACCTTGGACCAGGCGGAAGACACGCAgacggtaaatattttaattgtacagGAGGTGCGGCTGGATATATcgatagaattttattgactCCAAGTCATATTTATCAAGGACCAACTATCGATTCCATTTATGGATCTGGTCCTTTCGATCCTGAAGGAATTTTAG gaTGCCTCACGTCGACATTTCAAGTATTTCTAGGTGTACACACTGGTATAATTCTAATGATGTATAGAGATTGGAAAGAACGTGTTATCCGATGGCTTTTATGGGCGGTGTTTTATGGTTGTTTGGGTTGCGCCTTCCATTTTACCAATCTAATTCCCATTAACAAAAACTTGTG GTCTTTGTCATTTGTACTTGTTTCAACTTGTTTTGCCCTGGTTTTTCTTTCCGGATGTTATTTGCTGATTGATGTTGCCAGGATTTGGCGAGGTGGTCCTTTCAGAATACCCG GAATGAATGCATTAGCATTGTATGTGGGTCATAGTATGTGTTACCAAATTTTTCCATTCCATTGGAAGATTGGCGCGATGGACAATCGTGCTTTGTGTTTAACTGAATCAATTTGGGTTGTAACCCTCTGGACGGTTATAGCATACGTTATGCATCGTAAACGAATTTACATCACactttga
- the LOC140668379 gene encoding heparan-alpha-glucosaminide N-acetyltransferase isoform X1 codes for MEARKFSCFYEPLKFDEACVNVISNNNNYSMWLYSLSMDCLSCPYKRIAWISTNGNYSSLKFSTIQTVKWRVLKNNGNDEYISAKNTNDIFCELSPNLGQYGLYELTVQNKTCSCKTLRNPTYPYSELFIILGIIIFILFAISAGRSLWYKFKRQCIIKAEEEETSSNRETTKRRRIKALDTFRGVSTLLMIFVNDGSGSYTTLGHAAWNGILLGDLVFPCFLWIMGVCVPIALSAQLKRGIPKLQICYSILKRSFLLFLIGVALNTLGTDAQLENIRIFGVLQRFGITYLIVGLVYLCFTSQQSKAAQNLSQTWIIHKMRDVLSLLPHWCVMLTLVKVHCALTFALPIPGCPTGYLGPGGRHADGKYFNCTGGAAGYIDRILLTPSHIYQGPTIDSIYGSGPFDPEGILGCLTSTFQVFLGVHTGIILMMYRDWKERVIRWLLWAVFYGCLGCAFHFTNLIPINKNLWSLSFVLVSTCFALVFLSGCYLLIDVARIWRGGPFRIPGMNALALYVGHSMCYQIFPFHWKIGAMDNRALCLTESIWVVTLWTVIAYVMHRKRIYITL; via the exons TGTCCGTACAAGCGAATAGCGTGGATCTCAACTAATGGCAACTATTCTAGCTTGAAATTTAGCACGATCCAAACAGTAAAATGGAGAGTGTTGAAGAATAATGGCAATGATGAATATATATCTGCCAAAAATACAAA cgatattttttgcgaattgtCGCCGAATCTAGGACAATATGGTTTATATGAGTTGACAGTACAAAACAAAACTTGCAGCTGTAAAACATTAAGGAATCCGACATATCCATACTCAG aattatttattattttggggataattatatttattttatttgccatATCCGCTGGAAGATCTTTATGGTACAAATTTAAAAGACAATGCATAATAAAAGCGGAGGAAGAAGAAACGTCAAGCAACAGAGAAACAACAAAACGTCGTCGCATAAAAGCTCTCGATACATTCAGAGG AGTCAGCACACTTTTGATGATTTTTGTAAATGATGGCTCCGGTAGTTATACCACACTGGGGCATGCAGCTTGGAATGGCATATTATTAGGAGATTTAGTATTTCCTTGTTTTCTATGGATTATGGGAGTCTGCGTGCCTATAGCTTTGTCGGCGCAGTTAAAGCGTGGAATTCCAAAGCTTCAAATTTGCTATTCCATCTTGAAG AGAAGTTTTCTTCTATTTCTGATAGGCGTTGCACTAAACACATTGGGAACAGACGCGCAATTGGAAAACATACGGATATTCGGAGTTCTTCAACGATTCggaattacttatttaattgttGGCTTGGTCTATCTTTGCTTTACATCCCAACAGTCAAAAGCTGCTCAG AACTTATCACAAACTTGGATAATACATAAGATGCGGGACGTATTAAGTCTTTTGCCACACTGGTGCGTAATGCTGACTCTTGTAAAAGTGCATTGCGCTTTAACATTTGCTCTACCAATCCCCGGATGCCCTAC cggATACCTTGGACCAGGCGGAAGACACGCAgacggtaaatattttaattgtacagGAGGTGCGGCTGGATATATcgatagaattttattgactCCAAGTCATATTTATCAAGGACCAACTATCGATTCCATTTATGGATCTGGTCCTTTCGATCCTGAAGGAATTTTAG gaTGCCTCACGTCGACATTTCAAGTATTTCTAGGTGTACACACTGGTATAATTCTAATGATGTATAGAGATTGGAAAGAACGTGTTATCCGATGGCTTTTATGGGCGGTGTTTTATGGTTGTTTGGGTTGCGCCTTCCATTTTACCAATCTAATTCCCATTAACAAAAACTTGTG GTCTTTGTCATTTGTACTTGTTTCAACTTGTTTTGCCCTGGTTTTTCTTTCCGGATGTTATTTGCTGATTGATGTTGCCAGGATTTGGCGAGGTGGTCCTTTCAGAATACCCG GAATGAATGCATTAGCATTGTATGTGGGTCATAGTATGTGTTACCAAATTTTTCCATTCCATTGGAAGATTGGCGCGATGGACAATCGTGCTTTGTGTTTAACTGAATCAATTTGGGTTGTAACCCTCTGGACGGTTATAGCATACGTTATGCATCGTAAACGAATTTACATCACactttga